One window from the genome of Candidatus Synechococcus calcipolaris G9 encodes:
- a CDS encoding photosystem II reaction center X protein yields MLSTLSTGILLLTVTPSLKGFFIGLIAGAVVLGSAAVALFLFSQLDKVQRSS; encoded by the coding sequence ATGCTATCAACGCTATCAACCGGGATTTTACTCTTAACAGTTACACCTTCCCTCAAAGGCTTCTTCATTGGTTTAATTGCCGGGGCCGTTGTCCTCGGTTCTGCGGCGGTGGCACTTTTTCTCTTTAGTCAATTGGATAAAGT